In Gossypium hirsutum isolate 1008001.06 chromosome A10, Gossypium_hirsutum_v2.1, whole genome shotgun sequence, the DNA window AAAGAGGTTAATTGATTAACACAAAGTTTTGACTTCCCAAAATAGAATCATTTTCATGAAAAACTTTACTAGATATTTTAAGTGAGGTCAACTGCCTCCGAAATTTTGTTGTAGAATATTCACCATCAAATTCGGGCAGATCTTGCTTGGTCTCAGATATGCATATTCTCAATCTGAGGTTCTAATGAGGAGCATGGACAATTTCCTGTATTATCTTCTGTTAGTATAAATCTTCGGTTAGAAAAATCTCAAACATACGAACTAAACTTGAACAGCAaatgaagaaataggacaaggctacAAAGCGTATATCAAGCTattaatttaagtttatattCGCCTCTACCTATATTCGGTATGCAAAAAAATTTCAAGCTAATTAATTTCAAGGATATAATGAAGTCAATGACTATTTGTGTTTTGCACTAACGAGAATAATTTACACACTAACGAGAATAACTCACTAAGCACTGAGTAAtatataacaagaaactcaaatTTTACAAAAGATTTCTATAGTAATATtgtatagaataatctaataatattagaatttttgaccaatgaccaaaaaatttattttttgattaattacgtacatttatttatagttattgaaacaatataaatatttaaaaatattctaacaacttcttcaaaattttcattgatagcaagataaattcgtatttttaatatatttatttttgactaattatcaaataaaatgctattaaatttggatttttcttaTCAGGAATGAAGTTGGTGTGCTGAATTTAAACTCTTAtaaaaaaagggctaaattaaaacaaaaagcaaagaggagggcttgattgaaagattactgaataaagattgaaggatttttaatattgttacaacaatgtaattagtttaaatttaatttttaatttttaaattatttagtaataatatttagaattatttaatgataatacCTGGTGGCTATAGCAACTCGAGGTGTTCATGGGTTGAGCTACCTGGCCCGGCCGGGCCGAAGGTCCGCCCGAAATgtgagagggtttgggcaaaaatataggcccaaaaaatgggcttagacaaaaaaataaagtctgtttaaaaaataggtcgaattcactaaaggataaaaaaatctgtatttttttattattttaaatgttattttttgttgttttctcactattttgctatcattttactattatattgctactattttattgttattgtttggatattgtataaaatttattttattgttaattttcttattattttaaaggcatttgttaatttttttattattttagaggcatttgcttgttaagttgcatttatcttaatgttatttaagtctacatattttttaaaatttattttcaatttgttgaaaaatatttattttgatgtttttagtatttttgatgtattatatatattttaaaataatctaaaaaattaatacgggcgggcTGGGctcgggttttagtatttttatccggtTCGAGcttaggtaaaattttaggccggACCCAACCTGAGCCCAATAAATGAGCAtaattttttagttgagcccaacccgacccatgaacaccaCTAATAGGAACACATAGgcttctatttctatttttatttcttctatttctatttctttttctccaCTCCTGCGATTCAATATtgctgtttcatttttttttctttttcttcaacctTTTTGGTTTAATTCCTTCCGAGGCCTTTTCCTTTTTCACTTTCCACAATTCCACAAAATCACtttcaaaacataatttttttttcatgattaATTAAATCCTTTTTAGCTTTAACGTGGAAATTGCTCCAACAAAATAATCATGAGATACGAACCCGCTCAGGAAAACCTCTCCATTCAATATTCCCTATCTCATTGgcgtgttcaattggaaaaaaCTAGTTGCATTCTGTTAAGGGAGTTAGTGATAGGATTTAAACGACCCACACGGTTGAGGCTGCTAATTCGAGTTGGGTTTTTCAAACCGCAAGGCTGTCGAAGTCTTAAATTACAGGTACGTGCCACGTTGTTGGAAATTCGATAAGGGTCGATTTGCAAGTGATACCAGGATCGACTACGAAAGGAAGAGTTGACGGTTTGAGGGATCCTCGattgctataaccagcttattgcTTGGAAGAGAAATTTTGTTTCGAAGATCGATTCAAGATTGGAGTACATAAGCTAAggctaaacttaaaaatattttatttaccaatttattttattttcttaaaattatttttgtattttctaatttatttttattttattttattagactttatatttcattattctattattttaatcaatacccccccttctttttcttttcagcaCAGTACCAACATTTTCTGAAGAAATACTACAAGGAACAATAGAACAAAGAGGATCCACCAAGGACGGATAAGAGGATCTCACATCTTGAGAAACCATAATGCCCTCGTCAACTTGGTTAGGTAAACCCACGAAGTGTACGCTTTTATCCGAAGCTATTTTAGATCTCTTGTTTGCGCGCTTCCTGACTAATGAGTTTTCATCAGGTGCAACATCAGCAGATTCAGAGAAAAAACTAGTCTCAGCAGCAAAACACTTAGTGATATTTTTGGTTTTTAGTTTCAGCTGTTCAGAATCAGCTTCCTTCTTAAGATAgaaacaaaataaatgaaaaagaaacaaggaaattttaaatattaaaagagaggaacatcaagtgcctagtTAACATACATGTACGTGCCCAAAATTAAGAGACACTAAcgatagtaaaataattttagacAAATAGACCTGGATATAAAAGAgattataacaaaataacaagCAGCCTGCCAATTTAAACAGAAAAAACAGTGATAAAACCTCAAAAACTAAACAAAGCAAAACTAGCAAAAGTAGTTACTCCAAAAAGTGCATAAGAAAGCATATGAGATGCTTATAAAGCAAGTTAAGAGATGAGCAGAGCAAGCATTAGCATTACCATTATGTATAATGGTAGGCAAATTAAAGGAAATCAAAGAtctagtatcccaataactagaCGGAGTCAAAGTTTGACAAAAGTTAGATGTGGAACGGCAAAGTTACCTTACAGATTGGCCATCAAATAATCTTACTAACAACCTTTATTCAAAGAAATTTATGATATTATCTATTTGTCCCTCCCAACACGACAGGTCTTTAATTCTTCTAAAGCTTCTTATTCttaaattttgtttcattttcagTCCCCCCTACACCCCCAACACCCACATCCACACTAAAAACAAGGACCGTTGCGCTCTAGACAACCTATAATTCAGAATCTACTGGGCAAATACTGCCGAAGAGCGTGAAGACTCATTTTGATAAATTACTATGAAAAATACAATGGCTACAAACAACCCATTCTTTCCTCCTGTTTATTAAAATTGTAAACTTTGTTATGTATAAGACAACATGTACAAGCTAAAAATCAAACTAAATAACAAAAGGAGGTCTGAGATTCGAAGATCAATAGAATAAAGCAAAGTATGTACCTTCGTGCCCAACCACCTAATCAACGACTTCTAAATCCATCAGTGACAAATGGATTGGCATTACTTTGCTAAAATAGTGAGACATTAATAGTTATGTGATTATGGATTATATTTTTCAGTCAAATATCTATTTGGCACACACTGTGTTATCTCCGTCTtctatctttaatattatataaaaagattatattttaaaaaaatagttttaagtataaattatatcATCACCCACTCCACATCATTATCAAAAATTATCAATCCAACGCAAAAGTGGTTGGGAAAACAAATTTCATTATCAAAAGTAATCAATCAAACATTTTAAAGAAGCAAGTTGTTTGATTAAAAAATGCAAAGATGGAGGTGAGGAGTCATTGGAATTACATCATGATTTCAGGCCAAGAAGCaaattgtttgattaaaaaaatgaaaagcttCTTCATTAGCAATaataagcaattaaaaataaacattttataataATATGGCGGGCACATCCACTGCCATTTTccttacttttattttgttttttaatgcaTTATCTCTATTTGCCTCATTAATTACTTTATTGTTATTAGTTAAATCCCCAATTTTAATTGGGAAATATATTTGTAGTTTTAAATTGTGGCCACTTTTAActgcttcattttttttatttggaagtTTGGTGACAATAGTTttcaaaagaataataattatataataatataattatttaataatattaaatatttatttatattgttttgaCTTGAACAATatgataagttaatttttttgtgaGACACCTGTTTGTAAAATACTGTCATCATGAATTGATTTGAGTTGACTTGTATTACTTTACTTGATTTATGTGTACAACTATTAATGTTTGAAGGAGCAAAAACAGATAACAAGATGAAAAACAAGCCGAAGGATACATACAAAACTAATTTCACATCAATTTTATCAAGAGTTACATCTTTCAAAGGTCAAATATCACCAAGTGCTGACTACTACCACTAACTATCTTCAAAATCACACAACTTGACAATTCAGTGAAATATGGGGCtacatttggactaaatcaaaccAGCATGCAACCAAGCTAAATTTGCAGCATAATTGGCCATCCTGCAATAACAAAAAACATTTAATCGTTATTTTTCTCAACCTTCTCTACTGTTGagcattggcctgcaatgcaacatgtgACCAGCACCTTACCAAGCAGACCAGCAATGGAGCAGAACCGAGTGTAGTAGCTAGTTTGGtctattttgttcattttgttcCTATGTAACTTAGTTTAGTTTCTTTGTAACTTGTTACTAAAGTTAATAAAATTAGTTTTTGATTTGTACTTAATGTAATGGCTGATGTATCAACTAGATTTAGTTTGAAATTCAACTTGTATTAGTTGTGTATTGGTGGGAGCATCTACATTGTTAGGTAACTGTCCAATTTCATGTAACTTACACATATATTTTGATTTCAATCAATGAAAATGGTTGTCTGGTGACATTTTCAAactctttcttttattttgcttttgttccttttgcttttattcttgttttgagtcttgagttgctgccattgttccaacaaatggtaaTCAGAGCCTGTCATCTTTAAGGGCCTCTGTTGTTGGTTGTTTCATTTGAGAAAACAAAAGCACGGGAAGCAAGAGTTTGAAgctgttgagtttgattcagCAGTATGAGTTCCACACCACCTCCACCTCTAGTGTTTGCTAGTGAGAACTACCATATTTGGGTATTCAAAATGAAGACATACCTTCAAGCACAAGACTTATGGAGTGTCGTTGAAATGATATCGAACCACCTCCATTGAGGGCTAATCCCACAATTGCTCAAATGAGGCAGCATGCTGAGGAGAGTACTAAAAAGCACAAAGCCTTGGCCTACTTGTAGAATGGAGTGTCAGATATAATCTTCACTCGAATCATGGCTTACAACACACCTAAGGAAGCATGGGAGAGGCTGAAGAAGGAGTTCATGCGATCGGATAAGACTACGCAACAACAGTTAATCAACTTAAGGAGTGACTTTAAGAACTTGAAGATGAAGGAATCAGAGACTATTAAGCAATATTCAGACAGGATTATGGCCACTGTCAATAGCATAAGGCTACTTGGTGAAGATTTCAGTGAAAGCAGGGTTGTTGAAAAAGTTATCACAACTCTCCCTGAGAGATTTGAGTAAAAAATCTCATCGCTCAAGGACTCAAGGGATTTAACAACCATTTCTTTGTCTGAGTTGGTGAACTCCCTTTATGCACCGGAGCAGAGAAGGGCCAACAGGCAGGAAGAGTATTCTGAAAGAGCTTTCCAAGCAAAGGCCAAAGAGAGCTCTAGTTCAAGCCAGAAAAGAAAGAAGTATTGGCTCGATAAGAGGGGAGAAACCGAGGAGTGATGCAGGCAAGAGGAGGTTTCCACCATGTATCCACTGCAAAAAGACCACACATTTGGAGAAATATTGCTGGTATAGGCCAGACATTCAATGTAGGAGTTGCAAATAGTTTGGCCATGTTGAGAAAGTATGTAAGAACAAAGGGAAGGTACCAACACAGTAACAGATCCAAGCTCAAGCTGCTGAGGACCTTCAAGCTCAGGAGGAGTATGTTTTCATAGCTTCATGCTTTGCAACCTTAAGCAAAGTCAAATGCAATTGGCTTGTGGATAGTGGCTACCTACATCACATGGCTGTTGATGAAAGTTTGTTCAAAGACCTTGACAGAAGTTATGCCTCAAAAATTAGAATAGGCAATGGGAATCTGATTGAAGCCAAAGGCAGGGGCAATGTTGTGATTAACACTAGTTCAGGTAACAAAGTCATTTCAAATGTGTTTTTTGTACCTAACATTGATCAGAATCTACTAAGTGTTGGTCAGTTAGTTGAAAAAGGGTACTCACTAGTTTTTAAGAATGGTTCTTGTGTTATTGAAGACTTTCATGGCCAGGAAATGATTACAGTAGGCATGGTAGATAAATGCTTTATGCTTGATGCGAATCAGCTTGAGAAGAAGGCTTATACAAGCTTAGCTGTTAATGCTGGCCTATGGTGTAGAAGAGTAGGCCATGCTAATTTCAGATCACTTGATCTGTTACACAAACTGAATTTGGTAGAGGATATGTCTAAATTTGAGGCAAGGGAAACTGTTTGTGAAGTATGTCAGCTTGGAAAACAAACTAGACTGTCTTTTCTAGTCAACCGGGCATGGAGGGCTCGAGAAAGACTTGAACTTGTGCATTCTGATGTGTGTGGACTAATGAGGTCCCCTTCCTTGAATGACAACAAATACTTTGTGCTGTTCATAGATAATCTAACCAGATTTTGCTGGGTTTACTTTATGAAATAGAAGTTTGAGGTGTTTGAAGTCTTTAGCAGATTTAAGACGCTAGTGGAGAACCGGTCAGGTTGCAAGATCAAGACCTTGAGAACTGACAATAGAGCTGAACACTTGTCTGAAAGGTTTTAAAAACTTTGTGAGTAGGCAGGGATCCACCGTCAATTAACCATACTTtatactccacaacaaaatggagtttgTGAAAGGAAGAACAGGAAAGtcatggatatggccaggtgttTGCTATTTCAAAGCAAGCTTCCAGGAAAATTTTGGGCTAAGGCTGTCAATACCTCAGTATATCTACTCAACAAGCTTTCTATTCAAGCTGTGAAGACAAAACACCTTTTAAAGCATGGTATGGACTCAAACCATCTATTTCTCATCTGAAAGTATTTGGATGTGTATGTTCTATTCTTATTCCAGTAGAGAAAAGAACCAAGCTGGAGAGAAGGTCTGCTCCTGGCATATTTGTTGGCTACAGCAGCATTAAAAAGAGCTACAGAGTGTATGATCCCTCAAcaaagaaaattttgttgagtAGGGACATCAAATTTGATGAAAAGAAGGTTTAGAATTGGGTTGGTTTAGATGCAAGTCAGGTTGATGAAGATCAGTTTGATATCAGCTTGGAGCTAGCTGAAGGTGAATCTGGAAATGCAGACATTGATGATCCTCCTGTGAGAGGCACCAGAAACCATTGTAGACATCTACCATAGATGCAATGTTGCAATAATTGAGCCTTCGAGCTTTGAAGAAGCTGTAATCGACAAGTGCTAGAGAAAGGCTATGGAAGCTGAGCTAAATATGATTCAAAAAAATGAGACATGGGACTTGGTTGATAGCCAGACCAGAAGAAAGTCATAGGTGTCAAGTGGGTTTTTAGAGCCAAATTCAATACTGATGGCTCATTGAACAAGCAGAAGGCAAGTCTAGTGGTGAAGGGCTACAGTCAGGATTATGCACTAGCGAACCTTTCTTCCATTAAGGTTGTCTTCGGGCTTTCCAACTTATCACTTAACCAATCATGTCCTAACGAATTTGTTGCCAAACTTGCGATGCTTAAGGGCACTTTCTTTGGAAGGGTACCAAATCATCATGTTGCCAGATTTTGTGGGAGATTTGAAACTCTTAAGGTACCTAAACTTCTCTCAGAATCGAGTTATTAAATGCTTGCATGAATCACTTAGTACCCTTCACAATTTAGAAACCTTTTTATTAAAGGGGTGTTATAACCTTGAGAAGTTACCGTCAGAGATGGAAAAGTTGGTCAACCTATGCTATCTTGATATCGCTGGTGCAAATAAATTAGAAAGCATGGCAAGCAATTTTAGCATGCTGACTAATCTTCAAAAACTTTCCATTTTTGTTTTGGGTAAAGAGAAGGGACATAAAATAATGGAGCTAATGAATTTGTCAAATCTCAGGGGTGAACTTTGTATTTCAGGATTACAGAATATAGCTGAGCCTCGAGATGCACGGATGGCTAGATTATCGAATAAGTCGAGAATTGGGAATTTaaaattgcagtggagcaaaGACTTTGAGAATAGAAGAGAAGAAGTCGAGAAAAGGGTGTTGGATGGACTTCAACCTTCTAAGAAGCTCATGGAGCTCAGCATTAAGTTCTATTGTGGTGAAATGTTGGCAAATTGGGTGGGAGATTCATCCTTCAATTGTTTACAATCTTTATGCCTTGATGATTGTATAAATTTATTGTCATTGCCATCAATTGGGAAATTGCCAGTGTTGAAAAAGGTACGTATTAAAGGATTGCGCACTGTAAGGACTGTGGGAGTTGAGTTCTTTGGAGAGAATACGACCAACACATTTTCTTCATTGGAGATTTTAGAGTTTGTGGACATGCTTAATTGGGAGCAGTGGAACTTGTGTGAAGTTGATGAGGAAGCTAGGAAATTCCCTAAACTTCGTGAACTCTTGATTCAAAATTGTCCCTTATTGTTAGGGAGTATGCCGGAAGACCTTCCTTCTTTGAAGAAACTTGCAATTCGTAGCTGCAAGAAGTTGATATTTTCTGTTCAAAACTTTCCATTGCTTTCAGAATTAGAAATTTGGGGTTGCCACGATGTAATTTATAAAGGTTTTGCAGATTATAGCTCCATAAAAAGAATATCGTTTCGAGGGATTTCCAAGTTTAGTTATGCAGCAGAATGCTTGAGGTTAAGATCAATCAAAGTGGAGTTGTTTGAGATTGTTGATTGTGAGGAGTTGTGGTCTTCTCGAGAGAACAATTGGGGATTGCTAACTCAGTCTATGTCCCCCCAATATTTGAGAATTTCCAATTGTCCGCAACTTGTATCCATAGGAACAGATGAGGAAAGAGAAGAATTGATGCAATTGAAGATTCCTTCTAGCATTGTAAGCATGAGAATAAGTAATTGTGGAAGGCTAGGAAAACTATCGACAACCTTGCACTCCCTCACATTACTTATGACATTAGTGCTTTTCGATTGCCCAAAATTGACTTATCTTGCAAGGAGCAATTTGCCTTCGAATCTGAAAGTGCTAGAGATTGAAGATTGTAAAAAGTTGCAATGTTTGTTGTTGGATGAAGGAGAGGATGTTGACTCCAACAATGCATGTGTTCTTCAGAAGTTGAATATTGATAGTTGTGAATCTCTAAAGAGAACAAATAGAAGTGAGTTGCCCTCCACACTGAAAGAACTTCAAATAAGTGAGTGTCCAAAGCTAGAGTCCATATCCCAAGAAATTCAAGATAACTCTTCTCTTGAATCTATTGATATCGAAGGATGTGATATGCTTCAAGGGTTACCTCAAGGATTGAACAAGCTCAAGCATTGCAACAGCATACGCATAGGTAGTTGTTCAAATTTGATTTCCTTAGCAGAGGGTGGTTTGCCCACCACAAACCTTGAAGTGCTCCGCTTCAGCTCTTGTAGAAGTCTCCAAGCTTTTCCTGGGAATATGCAGAGTCTCAACGCTCTAAAAGAATTAGCAATATGG includes these proteins:
- the LOC121207627 gene encoding putative disease resistance protein At3g14460 isoform X1, with amino-acid sequence MELMNLSNLRGELCISGLQNIAEPRDARMARLSNKSRIGNLKLQWSKDFENRREEVEKRVLDGLQPSKKLMELSIKFYCGEMLANWVGDSSFNCLQSLCLDDCINLLSLPSIGKLPVLKKVRIKGLRTVRTVGVEFFGENTTNTFSSLEILEFVDMLNWEQWNLCEVDEEARKFPKLRELLIQNCPLLLGSMPEDLPSLKKLAIRSCKKLIFSVQNFPLLSELEIWGCHDVIYKGFADYSSIKRISFRGISKFSYAAECLRLRSIKVELFEIVDCEELWSSRENNWGLLTQSMSPQYLRISNCPQLVSIGTDEEREELMQLKIPSSIVSMRISNCGRLGKLSTTLHSLTLLMTLVLFDCPKLTYLARSNLPSNLKVLEIEDCKKLQCLLLDEGEDVDSNNACVLQKLNIDSCESLKRTNRSELPSTLKELQISECPKLESISQEIQDNSSLESIDIEGCDMLQGLPQGLNKLKHCNSIRIGSCSNLISLAEGGLPTTNLEVLRFSSCRSLQAFPGNMQSLNALKELAIWNCPNVTSILEEGIPTNLTSLSIAGPNIWKAILERDLHTLTCLKSLSISNGCPDAVSFPQDEIEVTLPSSLTHLRISDFPKLESISSNGFRNLTSLQHLSIGFCPNLKTLLGNNMLFSLLELKIVGCPMMGERCKRDNGPEWSKITHIPCVTIIVSGMEKQQLMNQICRPFLKRKS
- the LOC121207627 gene encoding putative disease resistance protein At3g14460 isoform X2 is translated as MELMNLSNLRGELCISGLQNIAEPRDARMARLSNKSRIGNLKLQWSKDFENRREEVEKRVLDGLQPSKKLMELSIKFYCGEMLANWVGDSSFNCLQSLCLDDCINLLSLPSIGKLPVLKKVRIKGLRTVRTVGVEFFGENTTNTFSSLEILEFVDMLNWEQWNLCEVDEEARKFPKLRELLIQNCPLLLGSMPEDLPSLKKLAIRSCKKLIFSVQNFPLLSELEIWGCHDVIYKGFADYSSIKRISFRGISKFSYAAECLRLRSIKVELFEIVDCEELWSSRENNWGLLTQSMSPQYLRISNCPQLVSIGTDEEREELMQLKIPSSIVSMRISNCGRLGKLSTTLHSLTLLMTLVLFDCPKLTYLARSNLPSNLKVLEIEDCKKLQCLLLDEGEDVDSNNACVLQKLNIDSCESLKRTNRSELPSTLKELQISECPKLESISQEIQDNSSLESIDIEGCDMLQGLPQGLNKLKHCNSIRIGSCSNLISLAEGGLPTTNLEVLRFSSCRSLQAFPGNMQSLNALKELAIWNCPNVTSILEEGIPTNLTSLSIAGPNIWKAILERDLHTLTCLKSLSISNGCPDAVSFPQDEIEVTLPSSLTHLRISDFPKLESISSNGFRNLTSLQHLSIGFCPNLKTLLGNNMLFSLLELKIVGCPMMGERCKRDNGPEWSKITHIPCVTIIVSGMEKQQLMNQICRYL